A portion of the Microbacterium hominis genome contains these proteins:
- the modA gene encoding molybdate ABC transporter substrate-binding protein, with the protein MRPRLRAGSVLAAALLLAGCAAQAEGARDGAEDTTPAPASQELSGELTVYAAASLAAAFDEIATRFEVLHPSLEVLPLISDGSSTLATQLVEGAPADVFASADEANMQKVVDAGLASDPVVFATNTLVIVVPAGNPGGVKIIEDLAWPETEVVLCAPEVPCGAASLALLDAQRVQVEPVSLEQSVTAVLTKVAAGEADAGLVYATDLARAEDVQAVAAEGAERIVNRYPIAPLGDAPNPAAAQAFADFVAGEEGQAVLAEFGFGAP; encoded by the coding sequence ATCCGCCCCCGACTGAGGGCAGGCTCCGTGCTCGCCGCCGCCCTGCTGCTGGCGGGGTGCGCCGCGCAAGCAGAGGGCGCTCGCGACGGCGCGGAGGACACCACCCCCGCACCGGCGTCGCAGGAGCTGAGCGGTGAGCTCACCGTGTACGCCGCCGCCTCGCTCGCAGCCGCCTTCGACGAGATCGCGACCCGGTTCGAAGTGCTCCATCCCTCGCTCGAGGTGCTCCCGCTCATCTCCGACGGCTCGAGCACCCTCGCCACGCAGCTGGTCGAGGGCGCGCCCGCCGACGTGTTCGCCTCGGCCGACGAGGCGAACATGCAGAAGGTCGTCGACGCAGGTCTCGCGTCGGATCCGGTCGTGTTCGCCACCAACACGCTCGTGATCGTCGTGCCGGCGGGCAACCCGGGCGGCGTGAAGATCATCGAGGACCTCGCCTGGCCCGAGACCGAGGTGGTGCTGTGCGCCCCCGAGGTGCCGTGCGGTGCGGCATCCCTCGCCCTGCTCGACGCGCAGCGGGTGCAGGTCGAGCCGGTGAGCCTGGAGCAGAGCGTCACCGCCGTGCTCACCAAGGTCGCCGCCGGCGAGGCGGACGCCGGCCTCGTGTACGCGACCGACCTCGCCCGAGCCGAGGATGTGCAGGCGGTGGCGGCCGAGGGGGCCGAGCGCATCGTCAACCGGTACCCGATCGCGCCGCTGGGGGATGCCCCGAACCCGGCAGCCGCGCAGGCGTTCGCCGACTTCGTCGCGGGTGAGGAGGGGCAGGCGGTGCTCGCCGAGTTCGGATTCGGCGCGCCGTGA
- the cydD gene encoding thiol reductant ABC exporter subunit CydD: MTNTDQEAASRPARRGPVDPRLLRHARASRGFFVAIGAIAIAQTAVIVAFAWLLTRAVVDAVEGMPVAALTPTLGALAGVVAARALLLWGREQVAARAAARVQGELRAHLISAVAALGPEWLAARSSASLAVTAGRGLDALEAYFGRYLPQLVQTAVATPVLVAVMWWQDWISGLTVLLTLPLIPLFMVLIGLVTRSVQQRQWQTLQRLAARFADTVNGLSTLKVFGRQHRAAASIERVTDDYRRETMKVLRVSFLSGFALEFLASISVAIVAVSIGFRLLDGSLALGVGLFVLLLAPEAYLPIRQVGVQFHAAAEGVAATTDVFEVLDAAAARPTTAGPARATVGSTSAGPDPARTVAGAGGLALREVRVRRGQRLLPPVSFTAEPGTITLIEGPSGVGKSSVLAALRGVADHEGTATWAGAETRELSPASWLAWAGQQPGLMAGTVADNVALGDDAVDADLVARSLALACADGIPPLLELGVQSAGLSGGQAQRVAVARALYRHLRGRAAVIALDEPSSALDAATEARLWQALREVADGGATVLLVSHRASARGVADAVVRLAGSEVAA, translated from the coding sequence ATGACGAACACCGACCAGGAGGCCGCGTCGCGCCCGGCGCGGCGCGGCCCCGTGGATCCGCGTCTGCTGCGCCATGCGCGGGCGTCGCGCGGATTCTTCGTGGCGATCGGCGCGATCGCGATCGCCCAGACCGCCGTGATCGTGGCGTTCGCGTGGCTGCTGACCCGCGCGGTGGTCGACGCCGTCGAAGGGATGCCGGTGGCCGCGCTGACGCCGACCCTCGGCGCCCTCGCCGGGGTCGTGGCCGCCCGGGCGCTGCTGCTGTGGGGTCGCGAGCAGGTCGCCGCCCGGGCTGCCGCCCGGGTGCAGGGAGAGCTGCGCGCCCACCTGATCTCGGCCGTTGCCGCCCTCGGGCCCGAGTGGCTCGCCGCCCGCAGCTCCGCCTCGCTCGCCGTCACGGCCGGGCGCGGGCTCGATGCCCTCGAGGCGTACTTCGGCCGCTATCTGCCCCAGCTGGTGCAGACGGCGGTGGCCACGCCCGTGCTCGTGGCGGTCATGTGGTGGCAGGACTGGATCTCCGGCCTCACGGTGCTGCTCACCCTTCCGCTGATCCCGCTGTTCATGGTGCTCATCGGGCTCGTCACCCGCTCGGTGCAGCAGCGCCAGTGGCAGACGCTGCAGCGACTGGCCGCGCGCTTCGCCGACACGGTCAACGGCCTGTCGACGCTGAAGGTCTTCGGCCGTCAGCATCGGGCCGCGGCATCCATCGAGCGGGTCACCGACGACTACCGCCGCGAGACGATGAAGGTACTGCGCGTCTCGTTCCTCTCCGGCTTCGCGCTCGAGTTCCTCGCGTCGATCTCGGTGGCCATCGTCGCCGTCTCGATCGGGTTCCGCCTGCTCGACGGCTCGCTCGCCCTCGGCGTCGGCCTCTTCGTGCTGCTGCTCGCGCCCGAGGCATACCTGCCGATCCGTCAGGTCGGGGTGCAGTTCCACGCGGCCGCCGAGGGGGTGGCCGCCACCACCGACGTCTTCGAGGTGCTGGATGCCGCCGCCGCGCGCCCCACGACGGCAGGCCCCGCCCGGGCCACCGTGGGGTCGACTTCTGCCGGCCCCGACCCCGCCCGAACCGTCGCGGGCGCCGGCGGGCTCGCGCTGCGCGAGGTGCGCGTGCGGCGCGGCCAGCGGCTCCTGCCGCCGGTGAGCTTCACGGCCGAACCCGGCACCATCACGCTCATCGAGGGCCCGAGCGGCGTGGGCAAGTCGAGCGTGCTCGCCGCCCTGCGGGGCGTCGCCGATCACGAGGGCACGGCGACGTGGGCCGGCGCCGAGACGCGGGAGCTCTCCCCCGCCTCGTGGCTCGCGTGGGCCGGACAGCAGCCGGGGCTCATGGCGGGCACCGTCGCCGACAACGTCGCGCTCGGCGATGACGCCGTCGACGCCGATCTGGTCGCACGATCCCTCGCCCTGGCGTGCGCCGACGGCATCCCCCCGCTGCTCGAGCTCGGCGTGCAGAGCGCGGGCCTGTCGGGCGGTCAGGCCCAGCGCGTCGCCGTCGCGCGGGCGCTGTACCGCCACCTGCGCGGGCGCGCCGCCGTGATCGCGCTCGACGAGCCGAGTTCGGCGCTGGATGCCGCGACCGAAGCCCGACTGTGGCAGGCGCTGCGCGAGGTCGCCGACGGCGGCGCGACGGTGCTGCTCGTGTCGCACCGAGCGAGCGCGCGCGGGGTGGCCGATGCCGTGGTCCGCCTCGCCGGCAGCGAGGTCGCGGCATGA
- a CDS encoding TOBE domain-containing protein, with amino-acid sequence MDYKISQAARLLGVSDDTVRRWVDAGVLPVTDASPAEVPGEALAARAVALAADAEDPADMLSSARNRFVGLVTRVQVDGVMAQVDIQSGPHRVVSLMSAEAVHEMGLEVGGLAVAVVKATTVIVETPRS; translated from the coding sequence ATGGACTACAAGATCTCCCAGGCGGCGCGTCTGCTGGGGGTCAGTGACGACACCGTGCGCCGGTGGGTGGATGCCGGTGTGCTGCCGGTCACCGACGCGAGCCCCGCCGAGGTGCCCGGCGAGGCGCTCGCCGCCCGCGCGGTCGCCCTCGCCGCCGATGCGGAGGACCCCGCCGACATGCTCTCGAGCGCCCGCAACCGCTTCGTGGGACTGGTCACGCGCGTGCAGGTCGATGGGGTGATGGCGCAGGTCGACATCCAGTCCGGCCCGCACCGGGTGGTCTCCCTCATGTCGGCCGAGGCGGTGCACGAGATGGGGCTGGAGGTCGGCGGGCTCGCCGTCGCCGTCGTGAAGGCCACCACCGTCATCGTCGAGACCCCGAGGAGCTGA
- the cydC gene encoding thiol reductant ABC exporter subunit CydC — protein MTAPNGTGGPTPAAVAVLRRALPPARRLWPALAAGFLAEASAVALLAVSAWLIVRASEQPPVLYLTFAVVGVRAFALSRAAFRYLERLAGHDAALRQLAASRADLVRRLVPLAPDGLTRTRRGSVLGALVDDVDELQNLPLRVVQPLVASAAVAVGAVVLVALVSPPAALTLALCLLAAGLIATLWGWAAGARAERAIAPLRARLADAVLDHLSSLDVLQAYGAEDAARRRIAEADAALRRAVVHRAGAHAGTTALVSTLAGAASIAAVLAAAPAVAAGTLGGPEFAVAVLVPMAVFEVFAAVPLAASAWRQVRAAAGRIATSVPQTAPRDIVADDTMGSGEAPDLGDGLRLDEVDVRWPGAGLPALRDVSLHVRPGERVLVEGPSGAGKTSLAHALVRFLAVDGRYTIGGADATRLAADDVRLTVGLCEQHPMLFDEDIRQNLLFARDTATDADLEAALARVGLGDWLRERGGLDARVGERGALVSGGQAQRIALARALLRDFPVLVLDEPTAGVDPDASDALLRDLLGAVGADRAVVLISHVAVPDGLVDRVVRLEGGQLEPAAGPRP, from the coding sequence ATGACGGCCCCGAACGGCACCGGCGGCCCGACCCCCGCAGCGGTCGCGGTGCTGCGCCGTGCCCTCCCGCCGGCGCGTCGGCTGTGGCCGGCCCTGGCGGCCGGATTCCTCGCGGAGGCCTCCGCGGTGGCGCTGCTGGCCGTGAGCGCGTGGCTCATCGTGCGCGCGAGCGAGCAGCCGCCTGTGCTGTACCTGACCTTCGCCGTCGTCGGCGTGCGTGCCTTCGCGCTCTCGCGCGCCGCCTTCCGCTACCTCGAGCGGCTCGCCGGGCACGACGCCGCCCTCCGCCAGCTCGCCGCCTCGCGCGCCGATCTCGTGCGGCGGCTGGTGCCGCTGGCGCCCGACGGCCTCACCCGCACCCGGCGCGGCTCGGTGCTGGGAGCCCTCGTCGACGACGTCGATGAGCTGCAGAACCTTCCTCTGCGCGTCGTGCAGCCGCTCGTGGCATCGGCGGCGGTCGCCGTCGGCGCGGTGGTGCTCGTCGCCCTCGTCTCGCCGCCCGCGGCACTCACCCTCGCCCTGTGCCTGCTGGCCGCCGGCCTCATCGCGACGCTGTGGGGGTGGGCCGCCGGGGCCCGGGCCGAGCGCGCGATCGCCCCGCTGCGTGCGCGCCTGGCCGATGCCGTGCTCGATCACCTCTCGAGCCTCGACGTGCTGCAGGCGTACGGGGCCGAGGACGCCGCACGCCGGCGCATCGCCGAGGCCGACGCGGCCCTCCGCCGGGCTGTCGTGCACCGCGCCGGCGCGCACGCCGGCACGACCGCCCTCGTCTCGACGCTCGCGGGCGCCGCGTCGATCGCGGCGGTGCTCGCGGCGGCGCCGGCGGTGGCCGCCGGGACGCTCGGCGGTCCGGAGTTCGCGGTCGCCGTGCTCGTTCCCATGGCGGTCTTCGAGGTGTTCGCGGCGGTGCCGCTGGCCGCATCCGCATGGCGGCAGGTGCGTGCGGCGGCCGGCCGCATCGCGACGTCGGTGCCCCAGACGGCTCCCCGCGACATCGTCGCCGACGACACGATGGGTTCCGGAGAGGCACCCGACCTCGGCGACGGGCTCCGTCTCGACGAGGTCGATGTGCGCTGGCCGGGGGCCGGCCTGCCGGCCCTCCGTGACGTGTCGCTGCACGTGCGACCCGGCGAGCGGGTGCTCGTGGAGGGTCCGAGCGGCGCCGGCAAGACGAGTCTCGCCCACGCGCTGGTGCGTTTCCTCGCGGTCGACGGCCGGTACACGATCGGGGGCGCCGACGCGACCCGTCTCGCCGCGGACGACGTGCGTCTGACCGTGGGCCTGTGCGAGCAGCATCCCATGCTCTTCGACGAGGACATCCGGCAGAATCTCCTCTTCGCTCGCGACACGGCCACCGATGCCGACCTCGAGGCGGCACTCGCGCGGGTGGGCCTGGGCGACTGGCTCCGCGAGCGCGGCGGGCTGGACGCCCGCGTCGGCGAGCGCGGCGCGCTGGTCTCCGGCGGGCAGGCGCAGCGCATCGCCCTCGCGCGCGCGCTGCTGCGGGACTTCCCGGTGCTCGTGCTCGACGAGCCGACCGCCGGCGTCGACCCGGACGCATCCGACGCGCTCCTGCGCGACCTTCTCGGGGCGGTCGGCGCGGACCGCGCCGTCGTGCTCATCTCGCACGTCGCCGTGCCCGACGGACTCGTCGACCGCGTCGTGCGGCTCGAGGGCGGGCAGCTCGAGCCGGCCGCAGGCCCGAGGCCGTGA
- the cydB gene encoding cytochrome d ubiquinol oxidase subunit II, whose product MDLAYLWFFIVGVLFVGYFVLDGFDFGVGISLPFLGKDEISRRQIINTIGPVWDLNETWVIVAGACLFAAFPEWYATLFSGFYLALLLILLALIARGVSFEYRHQRDDPKWRARFDAMIFIGSALPALLWGVAVGNIVQGVPIDADFNFTGTLLTLLNPYGLWVGATTLLLFWVHGLYFLALKTDGQVQHDANVLAKRLAIPTVIFAAGTVVWTWVIAGGREAPLLWLSIATGVIAAVALLASVAANAVRREGWAFTFGAVTIVFAVLALWTALFPYVMPSTSDPANSLTIENASSTDLTLTIMSWAALIFLPLVLAYQGWTYWIFRKRVSRSRIEKAAAAAH is encoded by the coding sequence ATGGATCTCGCATACCTCTGGTTCTTCATCGTCGGGGTGCTGTTCGTCGGCTACTTCGTGCTCGACGGGTTCGACTTCGGCGTCGGCATCTCGCTGCCCTTCCTCGGCAAGGACGAGATCTCCCGTCGGCAGATCATCAACACGATCGGGCCGGTCTGGGACCTCAACGAGACGTGGGTGATCGTCGCGGGCGCGTGTCTGTTCGCCGCGTTCCCGGAGTGGTACGCCACCCTGTTCAGCGGCTTCTACCTGGCGCTGCTGCTGATCCTGCTGGCCCTCATCGCGCGCGGCGTCTCGTTCGAGTACCGCCACCAGCGCGACGACCCGAAGTGGCGGGCCCGCTTCGACGCGATGATCTTCATCGGGTCGGCGCTCCCGGCCCTCCTGTGGGGCGTCGCGGTGGGCAACATCGTGCAGGGAGTGCCGATCGATGCGGACTTCAACTTCACCGGCACGCTGCTGACGCTGCTGAACCCCTACGGGCTGTGGGTGGGCGCGACCACGCTGCTGCTGTTCTGGGTGCACGGGCTGTACTTCCTCGCCCTCAAGACCGACGGCCAGGTGCAGCACGACGCCAACGTGCTCGCCAAGCGCCTCGCCATCCCGACGGTGATCTTCGCCGCCGGCACCGTGGTGTGGACCTGGGTGATCGCGGGCGGCCGCGAGGCGCCGCTGCTGTGGCTGAGCATCGCGACCGGGGTGATCGCGGCCGTGGCACTGCTCGCGTCGGTGGCGGCCAACGCCGTCAGGCGCGAGGGCTGGGCGTTCACGTTCGGCGCGGTGACCATCGTCTTCGCGGTGCTCGCCCTGTGGACCGCCCTGTTCCCGTACGTCATGCCCTCGACCAGCGACCCAGCCAACAGCCTCACGATCGAGAATGCGTCGAGCACCGATCTCACCCTCACGATCATGTCGTGGGCGGCCCTCATCTTCCTGCCGCTGGTGCTCGCCTACCAGGGGTGGACCTACTGGATCTTCCGCAAGCGCGTCTCGCGCTCGCGCATCGAGAAGGCCGCTGCCGCGGCCCACTGA
- a CDS encoding ABC transporter ATP-binding protein: MTGAALDAHLIVDRGRFAVDVALTVGAGRTAALMGPSGAGKSTILAAISGLVSLSGGHVRLDGATVAAERVHVEPARRGVVLLGQDPRLFPHLSVVENVAFGPRAAGVPVAAARASAGEWLRRVGLGDAGARHPAELSGGQQQRVALARALAIEPRVLLLDEPFTSLDVETAADVRRLVAQQLAATRATAVVVSHDADDAVALAGRLLVIEQGLLVQEGTVAEVLAAPATRFVAAVAASHRFGLAATATGDGESDRARDGEGLDSRE, translated from the coding sequence ATGACCGGCGCCGCGCTCGATGCGCACCTCATCGTCGATCGGGGCCGGTTCGCGGTCGACGTCGCGCTCACCGTGGGGGCCGGTCGCACCGCGGCGCTGATGGGGCCGAGCGGGGCCGGCAAGTCGACGATCCTCGCGGCGATCTCGGGCCTCGTGAGCCTCAGCGGCGGTCACGTGCGGCTGGACGGCGCGACGGTCGCCGCCGAGCGCGTGCACGTGGAGCCTGCCCGGCGCGGGGTGGTGCTGCTCGGGCAGGACCCCCGGCTGTTCCCCCACCTCTCCGTGGTCGAGAACGTCGCGTTCGGGCCGCGTGCGGCCGGGGTCCCGGTGGCGGCGGCGCGGGCGTCGGCGGGGGAGTGGCTGCGCCGGGTGGGACTCGGGGATGCCGGTGCCCGGCACCCCGCGGAGCTGTCGGGCGGTCAGCAGCAGCGGGTGGCCCTCGCCCGCGCGCTCGCGATCGAGCCCCGGGTGCTGCTGCTGGACGAGCCGTTCACCTCGCTCGATGTGGAGACCGCCGCCGACGTGCGGCGCCTGGTCGCCCAGCAGCTCGCGGCGACGCGGGCGACCGCGGTGGTGGTCTCCCACGATGCCGACGACGCCGTCGCCCTCGCGGGTCGGCTGCTGGTCATCGAACAGGGGCTGCTCGTGCAGGAGGGGACGGTGGCCGAGGTGCTGGCCGCCCCCGCCACGCGCTTCGTCGCGGCGGTCGCAGCGTCGCACCGGTTCGGGCTCGCGGCGACCGCGACCGGCGACGGGGAGAGCGACCGCGCCCGTGACGGCGAGGGCCTAGACTCGCGCGAATGA
- a CDS encoding ABC transporter permease: MSARTAAAAAETRGFIPRVLAVPAVIGLALLIVPLLALVQRVEWSTLWTDITAPEARAALVLSLQTALTATAVCVVLGVPLALVIARANARTAAVLRALVTVPLVLPPMVGGVALLFLFGRSGALGQLLAEWGVRITFTTTAVVIAQTFVALPFLVLAVEGALRATGVGFEQTAAALGAGRWTILRRITLPLAAPGLIAGVVLCFARAIGEFGATALFAGNAPGVTQTMPLAIYTAFNGAGVSQGTAVALSLLLLVTAIGVLVLVRAWRGEVPR; encoded by the coding sequence GTGAGTGCGCGCACCGCGGCTGCGGCGGCCGAGACCCGCGGCTTCATCCCGCGCGTGCTGGCCGTTCCCGCCGTCATCGGGCTGGCGCTGCTGATCGTGCCGCTGCTCGCCCTCGTGCAGCGGGTGGAATGGTCGACGCTGTGGACCGACATCACCGCACCTGAAGCGCGGGCGGCGCTCGTGCTCTCGCTGCAGACGGCGCTGACCGCCACCGCCGTGTGCGTCGTGCTGGGCGTGCCGCTGGCGCTCGTGATCGCCCGCGCGAACGCGCGCACGGCCGCCGTGCTGCGCGCCCTCGTCACCGTGCCCCTCGTGCTTCCGCCGATGGTCGGCGGTGTGGCGCTGCTCTTCCTGTTCGGGCGCAGCGGGGCGCTCGGTCAGCTCCTGGCCGAGTGGGGCGTGCGCATCACGTTCACCACGACCGCCGTGGTGATCGCGCAGACCTTCGTCGCGCTGCCGTTCCTGGTGCTCGCGGTGGAAGGAGCGCTGCGGGCGACCGGGGTCGGCTTCGAGCAGACCGCAGCGGCTCTGGGCGCCGGGCGCTGGACGATCCTGCGCCGGATCACCCTGCCGCTGGCCGCGCCCGGCCTGATCGCGGGGGTCGTGCTGTGCTTCGCCCGGGCGATCGGCGAGTTCGGTGCGACCGCGCTGTTCGCCGGCAATGCGCCGGGGGTCACCCAGACGATGCCCCTCGCGATCTACACCGCCTTCAACGGCGCGGGGGTCTCGCAGGGCACCGCGGTGGCGCTGTCACTGCTGCTGCTGGTCACCGCCATCGGCGTGCTGGTGCTCGTGCGCGCCTGGCGCGGCGAGGTGCCGCGATGA
- a CDS encoding cytochrome ubiquinol oxidase subunit I: MDLLDPLLLARWQFGLTTLYHFIFVPLTLGMSLFVAIFQSAWYRTGDAKYLVLTRFFGKIFLINFAMGIVTGIVQEFQFGMNWSSYSRFVGDVFGAPLAFEGLMAFFFEATFIGLWIFGWDKLPRGLHLATIWITVAGTWMSAYFILAANAFMQNPVGYQMAQDGGRAEMADFVAVLLNPVALTQFPHTIFSAGMFAAGVMIAVAAWHLARKQNIETMRPALKLGLWAMIVSFIGVGLSGDQLGLVMVETQPMKMAAAEAMFDSACGADASFSLFSIGTPDGTSEIWSLRVPYLLAFLSTHTLDGCVEGINDLNLLYTQELFPQFADQVDGSFAPILWVTYWSFRWMMGFGILAAFIAVVGLWVTRKSAKREVAPWMWKIAIWQAPLALFGILVGWIFTEMGRQPWIVFGLMLTEDGVSPNVPGWNVLVSLIAFTLIYAALAVVEFGLIFKTVRTGPDPLPGPDDPHPNDLSVEDTPTTVY; this comes from the coding sequence GTGGATCTGCTGGACCCCCTGCTGCTGGCGCGCTGGCAGTTCGGCCTGACGACGCTGTACCACTTCATCTTCGTTCCGCTCACGCTGGGCATGTCGCTGTTCGTGGCGATCTTCCAGAGCGCGTGGTACCGCACGGGCGATGCGAAGTACCTCGTGCTGACGCGCTTCTTCGGCAAGATCTTCCTCATCAACTTCGCGATGGGGATCGTCACCGGCATCGTGCAGGAGTTCCAGTTCGGCATGAACTGGTCGTCGTACAGCCGGTTCGTGGGCGACGTGTTCGGGGCGCCGCTGGCCTTCGAAGGCCTCATGGCCTTCTTCTTCGAGGCCACCTTCATCGGCCTGTGGATCTTCGGCTGGGACAAGCTCCCGCGCGGCCTGCACCTGGCCACGATCTGGATCACGGTGGCGGGCACGTGGATGTCGGCCTACTTCATCCTCGCCGCCAACGCGTTCATGCAGAACCCGGTCGGCTACCAGATGGCCCAGGACGGCGGCCGGGCCGAGATGGCCGACTTCGTCGCCGTGCTGCTGAACCCCGTCGCACTCACCCAGTTCCCGCACACGATCTTCTCGGCGGGCATGTTCGCCGCCGGTGTGATGATCGCCGTCGCCGCGTGGCACCTGGCGCGCAAGCAGAACATCGAGACCATGCGGCCGGCCCTGAAGCTCGGCCTGTGGGCGATGATCGTGTCCTTCATCGGCGTGGGCCTCTCGGGCGACCAGCTGGGCCTCGTGATGGTCGAGACCCAGCCGATGAAGATGGCCGCGGCCGAGGCCATGTTCGACTCCGCGTGCGGGGCGGACGCCTCGTTCTCGCTCTTCTCCATCGGCACACCCGACGGCACCAGCGAGATCTGGTCGCTGCGGGTGCCGTATCTGCTGGCCTTCCTGTCGACCCACACCCTCGACGGGTGCGTGGAGGGCATCAACGACCTGAACCTCCTCTACACGCAGGAGCTGTTCCCGCAGTTCGCCGACCAGGTCGACGGCAGCTTCGCCCCGATCCTGTGGGTCACGTACTGGTCGTTCCGCTGGATGATGGGCTTCGGCATCCTCGCCGCCTTCATCGCGGTCGTGGGCCTGTGGGTCACCCGCAAGAGCGCGAAGCGCGAGGTCGCCCCGTGGATGTGGAAGATCGCTATCTGGCAGGCGCCGCTCGCGCTGTTCGGCATCCTCGTCGGGTGGATCTTCACCGAGATGGGCCGCCAGCCGTGGATCGTGTTCGGCCTCATGCTCACCGAAGACGGCGTCTCGCCGAACGTGCCCGGGTGGAACGTGCTGGTCTCGCTCATCGCGTTCACGCTCATCTACGCGGCTTTGGCCGTGGTGGAGTTCGGTCTCATCTTCAAGACGGTGCGCACCGGCCCCGACCCGCTGCCGGGTCCCGACGACCCGCACCCGAACGACCTGTCGGTCGAAGACACGCCCACGACGGTGTACTAG
- a CDS encoding GNAT family N-acetyltransferase translates to MSRIRPFRPGDEPALADVCLRTADAGGDATGIFDDDDLWAEVFVLPYVARHPDLAFVVETDDGRIAGYIVGTPDTKAFEDWFQAQWWPRHAQRWPRPEVEATRQDGTLIYAYARRAGAEPYSDAYPAHLHIDLLPELQGQGWGRRLIQTLEDALRERGVAGLHLVAASENTGALAFYPRVGFTPIPSHPGVQAFGKAL, encoded by the coding sequence ATGAGCCGCATCCGCCCGTTCCGCCCCGGTGACGAGCCCGCACTCGCCGACGTGTGCCTGCGCACCGCCGATGCGGGCGGCGACGCCACCGGGATCTTCGACGACGACGACCTGTGGGCCGAGGTCTTCGTGCTGCCCTACGTGGCGCGGCATCCCGATCTCGCGTTCGTGGTCGAGACCGACGACGGCCGCATCGCCGGCTACATCGTGGGCACACCCGACACGAAGGCGTTCGAGGACTGGTTCCAGGCGCAGTGGTGGCCCCGGCACGCCCAGCGGTGGCCGCGGCCGGAGGTGGAAGCCACGCGGCAGGACGGCACGCTCATCTACGCCTACGCGCGCCGCGCCGGCGCCGAGCCGTATTCCGACGCGTACCCCGCGCACCTGCACATCGATCTGCTGCCCGAGCTGCAGGGACAGGGATGGGGGCGCCGGCTGATCCAGACCCTCGAAGACGCGCTGCGCGAGCGGGGTGTCGCGGGCCTGCATCTGGTCGCGGCGTCGGAGAACACCGGCGCGCTCGCCTTCTACCCGCGCGTGGGATTCACGCCGATCCCTTCGCACCCCGGCGTGCAGGCCTTCGGCAAGGCGCTGTAG
- the moaA gene encoding GTP 3',8-cyclase MoaA encodes MTAIPVTIGTRVPEAERMDAAPGAAPALVDTFGRVHRDLRISLTDRCSLRCTYCMPEQGNEWLAKSSILTLDEIVEVARVAAAAGITTFRLTGGEPLLRIDIVEVVRRLAALRTDAGSPIEIAMTTNGIRLPEALPGLIEAGLSRLNISIDTLRREKFHTLTRRDRLDDVLEGIAAAAASRLRPLKLNAVAMRDVNDDELVDLVEFAVAHDAQLRFIEQMPLDAGHTWDRSRMVTREEILAALSERWRLDPMPGRGGAPAERWLLDGGPHTVGVIASVTAPFCGDCDRLRLTADGQLRNCLFSTSEYDLLPVLRGAADRDAGIDAVLRACVRGKLPGHAIDDPSFLQPVRGMNAIGG; translated from the coding sequence ATGACCGCGATCCCGGTGACGATCGGCACCCGCGTTCCGGAGGCGGAGCGGATGGATGCCGCGCCCGGCGCGGCGCCGGCGCTGGTCGACACCTTCGGCCGGGTGCACCGCGACCTGCGCATCTCGCTGACCGATCGCTGCTCGCTGCGCTGCACGTACTGCATGCCCGAGCAGGGAAACGAGTGGCTCGCGAAGTCGAGCATCCTCACCCTCGACGAGATCGTCGAGGTCGCCCGGGTCGCCGCGGCGGCGGGGATCACGACCTTCCGCCTCACCGGCGGCGAGCCGCTCCTGCGCATCGACATCGTCGAGGTCGTGCGGCGCCTCGCCGCCCTGCGCACCGACGCGGGCTCCCCGATCGAGATCGCGATGACCACCAACGGCATCCGTCTCCCCGAGGCCCTCCCGGGGCTCATCGAGGCCGGGCTGTCCCGGCTGAACATCTCGATCGACACGCTGCGTCGCGAGAAGTTCCACACGCTCACCCGTCGCGACCGCCTCGACGACGTGCTCGAGGGGATCGCCGCCGCCGCGGCATCCCGCCTGCGCCCCCTCAAGCTCAACGCGGTGGCGATGCGCGACGTCAACGACGACGAGCTCGTCGACCTCGTGGAATTCGCCGTCGCCCACGACGCGCAGCTGCGCTTCATCGAGCAGATGCCCCTGGATGCCGGACACACGTGGGACCGCTCGCGCATGGTCACGCGCGAGGAGATCCTGGCCGCGCTCTCGGAGCGATGGCGACTGGATCCGATGCCGGGCCGTGGCGGCGCGCCGGCCGAGCGGTGGCTGCTCGACGGCGGACCCCACACCGTCGGGGTCATCGCCTCGGTGACGGCGCCGTTCTGCGGCGACTGCGATCGACTGCGGCTGACCGCCGACGGCCAGCTGCGCAACTGCCTCTTCTCGACCTCGGAGTACGACCTGCTCCCGGTGCTGCGCGGCGCCGCCGACCGCGATGCCGGGATCGACGCGGTGCTGCGCGCCTGCGTGCGCGGGAAGCTTCCCGGTCACGCCATCGACGACCCCTCCTTCCTCCAGCCCGTGCGCGGCATGAACGCGATCGGCGGATGA